The genomic region TCCAGAATGGTTATCAAAAAGACTTGGGGCCTGCGGTATTCGTTCCATAAATAACGTCGTTGACGCCACTAACTATGTAATGCTTGAAACCGGACAGCCTTTCCACGCATTTGACCACCGCTTCATTCGCGGGAAAAAGATAGTAGTTGATACCCCAAAGAGAGACATCGACTTTGTTACGCTCGATGGCATCACAAGAAAGATACTCAAAGAAGACCTTTTAATAAACGACGCAGAAGGTCCGGTCGCGTTGGCCGGGGTGATGGGCGGAGCCAATTCAGAGGTAAAGCCGGATACTACCACCATAGTACTTGAGAGCGCCTGCTTTAACCCTGTCTCCGTAAGGCGCACGGCAAAACGTTTGGGACTACCAAGTGAATCTTCCAGAAGGTTTGAAAAGGGGATAGATCCGAGCGCCACGGTTCAATGCATGAACCGGCTCGCCTCTCTCATCGTTTCGATCGCAGGCGGGGAACCCACAACAGATCATATTGATGTTTATCCCAAAAAGCTTCATCCCATCAAGGTAAGGCTTAACTTCAAAGAAGTTAATAGGCTTTTAGGAATAAGCATTAAGGCTGAATATATAAAGAAATGCTTTAAGAATTTGGGTATAGTTGTAACCGGCGATACCTGTACTATACCCACGTTCAGGCCCGACCTAACGCGCAGTGCCGATCTTATTGAAGAGGTGGCAAGGCTATACGGTTTTGACAAGATACCGGTATCTGTGCCTCTCCTTTCAATGGAGTCACTTATCAAACCGAGCGGGCACGACCGGATGACAGGTGCCAGAGAATTCTTGAACGCCACGGGCTTTTATGAGGCAATAAATTACGGATTCTGTTCGCCTACCGAGCTGGAACCGTTCACCAAGGAAATCCCATATACCATCGAAAACCCGTTGGGCGTGGAATTTTCAGCGATGAAGACGTCGCTTATATCGGGTCTAGTTAATAATTTACGTCTCAACCTGAACCTTGGCCAGACTGCGCTAAGACTTTTCGAGATCAGACCTGTTTTCTTAAAAGATGGCGAGGTAAAAAAGCTGACCGGACTTGTTTACGGTTCAAGGTCGCAGCTCAACTGGTCCTACAGAGATGCTCCGGTAGATTTCTACGACATCAAGGGTACATGTGAGGGACTTTTAAAACACCTTGGAATATCCAATATTGAATTCAGGCCGCTTACGGATATTTCTTTCATGCATCCTCAGGCCACATCTTTGATCTACGCCAATGACCACGAGATCGGATTTTGCGGACTTTTGCATCCGGCGGTCAACGAAAGATGGGATATAAAGGAAGAGATTTACGTTTTCGATATTTATTGGGACTTCCTTATCGCCGCGCTATCCAAGGAAAAGAGAAGTTTTAAGCCATTGGAAAAATTCCCCAGCGTGAGAAGAGATGTTGCTCTTCTTTTGAACGAAGATGTCCCGGCTGGCGGCATAAAAGGTTCTATAGAAGAGTTTAAGAGCCATATTATCAAGGATTCGCTCCCTTTTGATGTCTATAAGGG from Deltaproteobacteria bacterium CG11_big_fil_rev_8_21_14_0_20_49_13 harbors:
- a CDS encoding phenylalanine--tRNA ligase subunit beta, producing MLVTLNWLKEFVDIRIKPEELAHRLTMGGFEVEGVASVGDDTVFELNITPNRGDCLSLIGVAREVAAITGSGVKRQETGGRRQEAGKKREGSRKSVNNYLTVEVKDKERCQRYAAKVIDGVRIAQSPEWLSKRLGACGIRSINNVVDATNYVMLETGQPFHAFDHRFIRGKKIVVDTPKRDIDFVTLDGITRKILKEDLLINDAEGPVALAGVMGGANSEVKPDTTTIVLESACFNPVSVRRTAKRLGLPSESSRRFEKGIDPSATVQCMNRLASLIVSIAGGEPTTDHIDVYPKKLHPIKVRLNFKEVNRLLGISIKAEYIKKCFKNLGIVVTGDTCTIPTFRPDLTRSADLIEEVARLYGFDKIPVSVPLLSMESLIKPSGHDRMTGAREFLNATGFYEAINYGFCSPTELEPFTKEIPYTIENPLGVEFSAMKTSLISGLVNNLRLNLNLGQTALRLFEIRPVFLKDGEVKKLTGLVYGSRSQLNWSYRDAPVDFYDIKGTCEGLLKHLGISNIEFRPLTDISFMHPQATSLIYANDHEIGFCGLLHPAVNERWDIKEEIYVFDIYWDFLIAALSKEKRSFKPLEKFPSVRRDVALLLNEDVPAGGIKGSIEEFKSHIIKDSLPFDVYKGKGIPEGKKSVAFAVIYSDPERTLTDEEVNDTHTKLIGYLKGKLGAEVR